One region of Maylandia zebra isolate NMK-2024a linkage group LG10, Mzebra_GT3a, whole genome shotgun sequence genomic DNA includes:
- the rpl23a gene encoding large ribosomal subunit protein uL23, producing the protein MQYTAGNPVQSSFLNMAPKVKKEAVPAKTEAKSKALKAKKAVLKGVHSHRKKKVRTSPTFRRPKTLRLRRQPKYPRKSAPRRNKLDHYAIIKFPLTTESAMKKIEDNNTLVFIVDVKANKHQIKHAVKKLYDIDVAKVNTLIRPDGEKKAYVRLAPDYDALDVANKIGII; encoded by the exons ATGCAATATACCGCAGGAAACCCCGTTCAGTCTTCCTTTCTCAACATGGCACCGAAGGTGAAGAAGGAAG CTGTCCCTGCCAAGACTGAGGCCAAGTCAAAGGCTCTGAAGGCCAAGAAGGCTGTGCTGAAAGGCGTACACAGCCacaggaagaagaaagtcaGGACTTCTCCCACCTTCCGTCGCCCTAAAACCCTCCGTCTCCGCAGACAGCCCAAATATCCCCGCAAGAGTGCTCCTCGCAGGAACAA gtTGGATCACTATGCCATCATCAAGTTCCCCTTGACAACAGAGTCTGCTATGAAGAAAATTGAAGATAACAACACACTTGTGTTCATTGTGGATGTCAAGGCCAACAAACATCAGATCAAGCACGCTGTCAAGAAGCTGTACGACATTGACGTCGCCAAAGTCAACACACTCATCAG GCCTGATGGTGAGAAGAAGGCGTACGTCCGTCTCGCACCTGATTACGATGCGTTGGATGTTGCAAACAAG attGGCATCATCTAA
- the ddx52 gene encoding putative ATP-dependent RNA helicase DDX52: MDAFELFRKLGVGARFDLKRFGQDAARFKPVRSHSEEASPDPLSAIDYFATANGAQSWTQAQEEEEGREEYEGSEDGDSDIGGKRKRKEEEREVRTKKKKKKTKSNQAEVKAGGELLKETQGTGITWTSSLDRKIQNLPSDGKEKSSLKRLKHLHQEKVNRIRAQNRINVHGCDIPDPVCTFEELLSEYRLNPRVLQNLRDAGLSSPTPIQMQAMPLMMHGRELLACAPTGSGKTLAFCLPLLAQLQQPANQGFRGVIISPTRELASQTYRELLRLSEGVGFRVHIIDKASLAAKKYGPQSNKKYDILVSTPNRLIFLLKQDPPAVDLSSVEWLIVDESDKLFEDGKTGFREQLATIFLACSGPKVRRAFFSATCTADVEQWCRLNLDNLVSVNIGHRNTAVDTVDQQLLFVGTENGKLVAMRDIIKKGFLPPMLVFVQTIERARELFHELVYEGINVDVIHADRTQQQRDNVVNSFRSGKIWVLICTALLARGIDFKGVNLVLNYDFPTSAVEYIHRIGRTGRAGHQGKAVTFFTENDKPLLRSIANVIKQAGCPVPDYMVGFKKIHSKVKRRLEKKPPKRSTICTTPRFLMKTKGKDQKKGNKRAARGEQKGENGAQTTSHQEKEEKKTKGQGLKKGNKTQKEGKEKHKKVSQKTTTDTSGTKLQRKKGKKTKLKAD, from the exons ATGGACGCGTTCGAGTTGTTTCGGAAACTCGGAGTTGGGGCTAGATTTGACCTGAAGAGGTTTGGTCAGGACGCCGCTCGGTTTAAG CCCGTGAGGAGTCACTCAGAAGAAGCTTCTCCCGATCCTCTCTCTGCGATTGATTATTTTGCCACTGCCAATGGAGCCCAGAGCTGGACCCAGgcacaggaggaagaggagggcagGGAAGAATATGAGGGAAGTGAAGACGGAGATTCCGACATAGGAGGCAAAAGAAAGCgcaaagaggaggagagagaagtgaggaccaaaaagaagaagaaaaagaccaaaagcaaCCAAGCGGAGGTGAAAG CTGGCGGTGAACTGCTGAAAGAGACGCAGGGAACTGGCATCACCTGGACCTCTTCTTTGGACAGAAAGATCCAAAACCTGCCGAGTGATGGGAAGGAGAAATCTTCGTTGAAGAGGCTGAAGCATCTTCATCAGGAAAAG GTCAATCGTATTCGCGCCCAAAACCGCATAAATGTGCACGGCTGTGACATACCTGACCCTGTGTGCACATTCGAGGAGCTGCTGTCCGAGTATCGCCTCAACCCGCGTGTCCTTCAGAACCTCAGAGACGCCGGGCTCAGTTCCCCAACGCCGATACAGATGCAGGCGATGCCCCTCATGATGCAT GGTCGGGAGCTGCTGGCCTGCGCTCCCACGGGATCTGGGAAGACTTTGGCTTTCTGCCTCCCACTGCTcgctcagctgcagcagccagccaatcagggcttcagaggtgtgatcatctcCCCAACCAGAGAGCTGGCCAGCCAG ACCTACAGAGAGCTGCTCCGTCTGTCAGAGGGAGTCGGGTTTAGAGTTCACATCATAGACAAAGCGTCACTAGCGGCTAAGAAATACGGACCACAGTCAAACAAAAAATACG ATATACTCGTCAGTACTCCAAACAGACTCATCTTCCTTCTCAAGCAGGATCCTCCAGCTGTCGATCTCAGCAG TGTGGAGTGGCTGATTGTTGATGAGTCCGATAAGCTGTTTGAAGACGGCAAGACGGGCTTCAGAGAGCAGCTGGCCACCATTTTTCTGGCCTGCTCCGGTCCAAAGGTGCGCAGGGCTTTCTTCAGCGCCACTTGCACGGCAGATGTAGAACAGTGGTGCCGCCTGAACCTCGACAACCTGGTTTCTGTAAACATCGGGCACAG AAATACAGCTGTGGATACAGTAgatcagcagctgctgtttgtcGGGACAGAGAATGGCAAGCTTGTGGCAATGAGGGATATCATCAAAAAA gGCTTCCTGCCGCCCATGCTGGTGTTTGTTCAGACTATAGAAAGGGCACGGGAGCTTTTCCATGAGCTGGTGTATGAAGGCATCAACGTGGATGTAATCCACGCAGACCGCACACAGCAGCAG AGAGACAACGTGGTGAACAGTTTCCGCTCCGGGAAGATTTGGGTGTTGATCTGCACCGCTCTGCTCGCCAGAGGAATCGACTTCAAAGGCGTAAACCTCGTACTCAACTACGACTTCCCTACCAGCGCTGTGGAGTACATCCATCGCATTG GTCGTACTGGGAGAGCTGGACATCAGGGGAAGGCCGTCACCTTCTTCACAGAGAATGACAAACCTCTGTTGCGCAG CATTGCTAATGTTATAAAACAAGCGGGCTGTCCTGTACCAGACTACATGGTTGGTTTCAAGAAAATACACAG CAAAGTAAAGCGGAGACTTGAGAAGAAACCTCCCAAGAGAAGCACCATTTGCACAACTCCTCGCTTCTTAATGAAGACCAAAGGCAAAGatcagaaaaaaggaaacaagcgAGCAGCGAGAGGAGAGCAGAAAGGAGAAAACGGAGCTCAAACAACATCACACcaggagaaagaggaaaagaagacaAAAGGACAGGGGCtgaagaaaggaaataaaacacagaaagaaggaaaagaaaaacacaagaaagtgtctcagaaaacaacaacagacacTTCAGGAACCAAGTTACAAAG GAAAAAGGGGAAGAAAACTAAGCTGAAGGCAGACTAG